A stretch of Ascochyta rabiei chromosome 6, complete sequence DNA encodes these proteins:
- a CDS encoding Dolichyl-phosphate-mannose--protein mannosyltransferase yields MASRTAPNQHLGDKPQSRRSGKSPSRSPARAPARSPAPNGRKQQQQPQAVLGYQSEGVQDHDIFKLPGSDWQLLALLIAVASVVRLFRIAQPSSVVFDEVHFGGFATKYIKGKFFMDVHPPLAKMLIALTGWLGGFDGNFDFKDIGKDYLEPGVPYVTMRLFPAICGILTIPTMFLTLKAAGCRSTTAALGASLVIFDNALVTQSRLILLDSPLIIFTAFTALAWTCFTNQHEQGPAKAFQPTWWFWLAATGLGLGATASVKWVGLFTIAWVGSLTLLQLWVLLGDTRTVTPRLWFKHFFARLFCLVVIPISFYMAMFGIHFLCLVNPGDGDGFMSSEFQATLNSKGMQDVPADVAYGSRVSLRHWNTQGGYLHSHSHMYPTGSKQQQITLYPHKDENNIWIMENQTLPIMPEDYTGPNLTSPKAWDDIGPYNVEDGGVIRLYHITTDRRLHSHDVRAPVTEADWQNEVSAYGYEGFEGDANDLFRVEIVKKQSDGAEAKKRLRTIQTKFRLVHVMTGCVLFSHKIKLPEWGFEQQEVTCARGGTLPNSIWYVEGNVHPRMNDTAERVNYRNPGFFGKFWELQKVMWRTNAGLTESHAWDSRPPSWPVLSRGINFWGKSHRQIYLIGNPFIWWVSSIVIGLYAVIKGLAVLRWQRGFRDYNNVTFKRFDYEVGMSILGWAFHYFPFYLMARQLFLHHYLPALYFAIMAFCQIYDFVSYRFDIFRLRKTPAIGQAAAVGILAIAITVFTIYAPLAYGNAWTKSQCNSAKLFNTWDWDCNNFLDSYDAYNSQSTAVPSISAVPSSAAPPPPAPPVAVPNQQQPVQQEKKAEGEAVVSPPPEGAPAVPADLPVVSKEERVEYRDENGRILNEDEVEALAGKVSFKTRYETRTRIVDAQGNEVYEGLVDAHEASEEHGVAPPHPDVEGRNPETQEAGEAAEASDVPPTVEVVEDQKKEKSVERKASEAKPASEQQAATQETV; encoded by the exons ATGGCGAGCCGCACGGCACCGAACCAACACCTGGGCGACAAGCCGCAGTCACGCCGCTCAGGTAAATCGCCTTCGCGCTCTCCTGCACGAGCGCCAGCACGATCGCCCGCACCGAATGGCCGgaagcaacagcagcagccgcaggCAGTCTTGGGCTACCAGTCCGAGGGCGTCCAAGACCATGACATCTTCAAGCTCCCGGGCTCTGACTGGCAGCTTCTGGCTCTCCTGATAGCTGTCGCAAGTGTTGTGCGTCTGTTCAGGATAGCTCAGCCTAGCAGCGTTGTCTTTGATGAAGTCCA CTTCGGTGGATTCGCAACCAAGTACATCAAGGGCAAATTCTTCATGGACGTCCATCCTCCTCTCGCAAAGATGCTTATCGCATTGACCGGCTGGCTGGGTGGATTCGATGGCAACTTCGACTTCAAGGACATTGGCAAGGACTACCTTGAGCCAGGCGTACCATACGTTACAATGCGCCTGTTTCCCGCTATCTGCGGTATCCTGACGATCCCTACCATGTTCCTAACCCTCAAGGCTGCCGGCTGCCGCTCAACCACCGCAGCCTTGGGCGCAAGTCTCGTCATCTTTG ACAATGCTTTGGTCACTCAGTCGCGTCTCATCCTCCTCGACTCGCCCCTCATCATTTTCACCGCGTTCACCGCGCTTGCGTGGACATGCTTCACAAACCAGCACGAACAGGGCCCAGCTAAGGCTTTCCAACCAACATGGTGGTTCTGGCTGGCAGCGACTGGCCTTGGTCTGGGAGCTACAGCCAGCGTGAAGTGGGTGGGACTCTTCACCATTGCATGGGTCGGCAGCTTGACGCTTCTGCAGCTTTGGGTTTTGCTCGGAGACACGAGGACCGTCACTCCTCGATTGTGGTTCAAGCACTTCTTCGCCCGTCTGTTCTGTTTGGTGGTCATTCCCATCTCCTTTTACATGGCCATGTTCGGTATCCACTTCCTCTGCCTGGTCAACCCCGGCGACGGCGATGGCTTCATGTCTTCTGAGTTCCAGGCTACCTTGAACTCCAAGGGTATGCAAGACGTCCCAGCCGATGTTGCATATGGAAGCCGTGTCTCGCTCCGTCACTGGAACACACAGGGTGGCTACCTCCATTCCCACAGCCACATGTACCCAACTGGTagcaagcagcagcagatTACCCTCTACCCTCACAAGGATGAGAACAACATTTGGATAATGGAGAACCAGACTCTGCCAATCATGCCCGAAGACTACACCGGCCCAAACCTCACAAGCCCGAAGGCGTGGGATGATATTGGCCCCTACAATGTTGAGGATGGCGGTGTCATTAGGCTCTATCACATCACCACCGACCGTCGTTTACACTCTCACGATGTCCGCGCCCCTGTCACTGAGGCTGATTGGCAAAACGAAGTCTCTGCCTACGGCTATGAAGGATTTGAAGGCGATGCCAACGACTTGTTCCGAGTTGAAATTGTCAAGAAGCAGTCCGATGGAGCCGAGGCGAAGAAGCGTCTCCGAACTATCCAGACCAAGTTCAGGCTTGTGCACGTTATGACAGGCTGCGTTCTCTTCTCACACAAGATCAAGCTCCCTGAGTGGGGTTTCGAGCAGCAGGAAGTCACGTGCGCGCGTGGAGGTACTCTACCTAACAGCATCTGGTACGTTGAGGGCAATGTGCACCCTAGGATGAACGATACCGCCGAGCGTGTCAACTATCGCAACCCTGGTTTCTTTGGCAAGTTCTGGGAGCTCCAGAAAGTTATGTGGAGGACCAACGCTGGCCTTACTGAATCGCACGCCTGGGACTCTCGACCGCCATCCTGGCCTGTTCTCTCGAGGGGAATCAATTTCTGGGGTAAATCTCAT CGACAAATCTACCTGATTGGCAATCC CTTCATCTGGTGGGTTTCGTCTATCGTCATCGGTCTTTACGCCGTCATCAAGGGTCTCGCTGTTCTTCGATGGCAGCGTGGTTTCCGTGACTACAACAACGTCACCTTCAAACGCTTCGACTATGAAGTCGGCATGTCCATTCTCGGATGGGCCTTCCACTACTTCCCATTCTACCTTATGGCACGTCAGCTATTTTTGCACCACTACCTTCCGGCCCTCTACTTCGCGATCATGGCCTTCTGTCAGATTTACGACTTTGTCAGCTACCGATTCGACATTTTCCGCCTTAGGAAAACTCCCGCCATTGGCCAGGCGGCAGCTGTTGGTATTCTTGCCATTGCCATCACCGTTTTCACCATCTATGCGCCTCTAGCCTATGGCAACGCTTGGACCAAGAGCCAGTGCAACAGCGCTAAACTGTTCAACACTTGGGACTGGGATTGCAACAACTTTCTCGATTCA TATGATGCCTACAATAGTCAATCGACTGCAGTTCCGTCAATTTCCGCGGTCCCTTCATCCGCAGCACCCCCGCCGCCGGCACCTCCTGTCGCCGTGCCGAACCAGCAGCAGCCCGTCCAGCAGGAGAAGAAGGCTGAGGGAGAGGCAGTTGTTTCGCCACCACCTGAGGGTGCCCCAGCCGTGCCTGCAGATCTCCCCGTCGTTTCAAAGGAGGAACGCGTTGAGTATCGTGATGAGAACGGTCGTATCCTCAACGAGGACGAGGTTGAAGCTCTCGCTGGTAAGGTCAGTTTCAAGACCCGGTACGAGACACGAACCCGCATCGTGGACGCTCAGGGCAACGAGGTCTACGAAGGCCTCGTCGACGCTCACGAGGCCTCTGAGGAGCATGGTGTTGCACCCCCTCACCCCGATGTAGAGGGCCGCAACCCTGAGACGCAGGAGGCTGGTGAGGCTGCCGAAGCCAGCGATGTCCCTCCTACAGTCGAAGTTGTCGAGGAccagaagaaggagaagagcgTTGAGCGTAAGGCCAGTGAGGCTAAGCCTGCTAGTGAGCAGCAGGCTGCTACCCAGGAGACGGTGTAG
- a CDS encoding Rhamnogalacturonan endolyase produces the protein MFLKSALLAAATLSSSVLAAFGVTKSGDDFVVDAGSSNALVFTVNGKNCDITSIKYLGEEFQYASKGSHISSGLGSATVQSAIIGTTAKITCTTSTLTHYYVVKSGESTIYMATYTTAEPDIGELRFIARLNPNTLPSEYPFGVVSTTAGSSSAVEGSDVFVVDGQTRSKFYSSERHIDDSRQCVYRGEDVHVCMLLNTQSYEGSSGGPFHRDINSNNAGDSTNLYFYMNSNHVQTEKYRMGLHGPYAMAFTRSGIPSGGSSLDTSFFKDLSITGYVADSDRGKVSGTATGVGSSFQTVLHWYNDDAQYWVYADSAGKFTSPSMKPGTYTQVLYQGEFKVKAASVTVNAGTTNTANIAADAETKTSVWRIGEWDGSPKGFRNAANQLRMHPSDSRMESWGSQTYTVGSSSLGNVPMALIKGTNQLTIEFTGATGSTLRVGTTLAFAGCRPSVVVNSWTAATPAAPTKIDSRGLTRGAYRGFGEVYDFAIPAGTLTSGSNTITITCTSGSAGDGFLAPNVILDAIELFE, from the exons ATGTTTCTCAAATCTGCTCTCCTGGCTGCGGCCACCCTTTCGTCTTCGGTGCTGGCCGCCTTCGGTGTTACCAAGTCTGGTGACGACTTTGTCGTCGATGCCGGCTCAAGCAACGCGTTGGTATTTACAGTCAACGGCAAGAACTGCGACATCACTTCAATCAAGTACCTAGGCGAGGAGTTTCAGTATGCCTCAAAGGGATCACACATTTCTTCCGGTCTTGGATCTGCCACAGTCCAGTCTGCAATCATCG GCACTACCGCCAAAATCACCTGCACGACCTCAACTCTAACCCACTATTATGTGGTTAAGTCTGGCGAATCGACTATCTACATGGCCACTTACACCACTGCCGAACCAGACATTGGTGAGCTGCGCTTCATCGCTCGTCTCAACCCCAACACATTGCCTTCGGAATACCCCTTCGGTGTTGTATCGACCACTGCTGGCTCGAGCTCGGCTGTTGAGGGTTCGGACGTGTTTGTTGTCGATGGCCAGACCCGCTCGAAGTTTTACTCTAGCGAGCGGCACATTGATGACTCCAGG CAATGCGTCTACCGTGGAGAAGACGTTCACGTTTGCATGCTGCTCAACACTCAGTCGTATGAGGGTTCTTCTGGTGGACCTTTCCATCGTGACATCAACTCGAACAATGCCGGCGACTCGACCAACTTGTACTTCTACATGAACTCCAATCACGTACAGACTGAGAAATATCGCATGGGTCTTCATGGCCCGTACGCAATGGCATTCACTCGCAGCGGTATCCCATCCGGTGGCTCATCACTCGACACATCTTTCTTCAAAGACCTCTCCATCACCGGATACGTCGCCGACTCTGACCGTGGAAAGGTTTCGGGTACTGCGACTGGCGTTGGCTCCAGCTTCCAAACAGTTCTGCATTGGTACAATGATGACGCACAGTACTGGGTGTACGCCGACAGCGCTGGCAAGTTCACCTCGCCTTCGATGAAGCCCGGAACATACACACAGGTCCTGTATCAGGGCGAATTTAAGGTCAAGGCTGCAAGCGTCACTGTCAATGCCGGTACAACTAACACCGCTAACATCGCCGCCGATGCCGAGACCAAGACGTCTGTCTGGCGAATTGGCGAATGGGACGGCTCACCTAAGGGCTTCAGAAATGCCGCCAACCAGCTGCGTATGCATCCCTCGGACTCCCGTATGGAGTCCTGGGGCTCGCAGACCTATACCGTCGGCTCTAGTAGCCTAGGCAATGTCCCCATGGCCCTCATCAAGGGCACGAATCAACTCACCATCGAATTTACCGGCGCCACTGGCTCAACTCTTCGCGTCGGAACTACACTTGCATTCGCTGGCTGTCGTCCATCGGTCGTGGTAAACTCATGGACGGCTGCTACGCCCGCTGCGCCGACAAAGATTGACTCCAGAGGTCTCACACGTGGTGCGTACCGTGGGTTCGGTGAGGTGTATGACTTTGCGATCCCTGCTGGTACCTTGACAAGTGGATCCAACACCATCACTATTACTTGCACCAGCGGAAGTGCCGGTGACGGCTTCCTCGCGCCGAATGTCATCCTCGATGCGATAGAGTTGTTCGAGTAA
- a CDS encoding Tetrahydrofolate synthase, with translation MGKRDYAAAIAALNTLQSNFAIVDAIRKSGLGMNKASIPEMVEWCSKIGYKPSDFDKLKLVHIAGTKGKGSTSAFVSSILSQYTSTGDAQSQPSKIGLYTSPHLRFVRERIQIDNEPISEEKFAKYFFDVWDRLEAAAKAENVPADVPTKPVYFRYLTLMALHAYLLEGVDSAIIECGIGGEYDSTNILTKPTVTAVTSLGIDHTAMLGSTLPEIAWHKAGIFKQGSIAFTAPQKQEAIAVLQERAAERGTGLHVVTLHPSLADGSIKLGLSAEFQKVNASVAIAVAAAHLRTLGHTSVPDPTKTAYIDLPPQFIKGLEQVRCSGRCEIRREKSIAWHIDGAHTLESIEVTGSWFADQIASASAAAAPQSKVPRVLIFNQQTRDASALAKALYTALQSGITSGSTSPFTHVFFTTNQTFNEGYRPDLVSINTDKHKVDALAVQKALANTWSEIDSTAEVRVLKTIEEAVSAARTVARNWARDTDAEVMVLVTGSLHLVGGALEVLESGKTN, from the exons ATGGGTAAACGCGACTATGCA GCTGCGATTGCAGCTTTGAACACGCTGCAATCCAACTTCGCGATTGTCGATGCAATTCGCAAGTCTGGACTCGGCATGAACAAGGCGTCTATACCAGAGATGGTTGAGTGGTGTAGCAAGATTGGATACAAG CCCTCGGATTTCGACAAGCTGAAGCTTGTACACATCGCTGGGACTAAAGGCAAAGGCTCTACAAGTGCCTTTGTGTCCTCCATTCTATCGCAGTACACTTCTACCGGTGACGCACAGTCACAACCCTCGAAGATCGGCCTCTACACCTCCCCACATCTGCGGTTCGTTCGCGAGCGCATACAGATCGACAATGAACCGATATCCGAGGAGAAGTTTGCGAAATACTTTTTCGACGTTTGGGACAGATTGGAAGCTGCGGCAAAGGCAGAGAATGTTCCTGCTGATGTACCAACGAAGCCTGTCTACTTCAGGTACTTGACGCTCATGGCACTACATGCGTACCTTCTCGAAGGCGTTGATTCTGCGATCATAGAGTGCGGCATCGGCGGCGAGTACGACAGCACCAACATCTTGACGAAGCCAACGGTCACTGCGGTGACAAGCTTGGGCATTGATCACACCGCTATGCTCGGATCTACACTTCCTGAGATAGCGTGGCATAAGGCAGGAATATTCAAACAAGGAAGTATTGCGTTTACAGCGCCTCAGAAGCAGGAGGCAATCGCTGTCCTGCAGGAACGAGCTGCAGAGAGGGGCACCGGACTTCACGTCGTCACCCTCCATCCGTCATTGGCCGACGGCAGTATCAAGCTTGGACTATCAGCGGAATTCCAGAAGGTCAATGCTTCTGTAGCTATCGCAGTGGCTGCAGCACATTTACGTACTTTAGGTCACACGTCAGTCCCGGATCCTACTAAAACAGCGTACATCGATCTCCCTCCGCAATTTATCAAGGGGCTTGAACAGGTTCGCTGCTCTGGGCGTTGTGAGATAAGACGGGAAAAGAGCATAGCTTGGCATATTGATGGCGCTCACACACTGGAGAGCATCGAAGTTACAGGGAGTTGGTTTGCAGACCAGATTGCCTCTGCAAGTGCAGCTGCTGCACCGCAATCAAAGGTCCCTAGAGTTTTGATCTTCAACCAGCAAACCCGAGATGCGAGCGCTCTTGCCAAAGCACTCTACACAGCCTTGCAGAGTGGCATAACGTCTGGCTCGACATCACCTTTCACACATGTCTTCTTCACGACAAATCAGACCTTCAATGAGGGCTACAGGCCTGACCTCGTGTCTATCAACACAGACAAGCATAAAGTAGATGCTTTGGCCGTGCAGAAAGCGTTGGCAAATACTTGGTCAGAGATTGACAGCACAGCAGAAGTGCGTGTACTGAAGACGATTGAAGAAGCTGTCAGCGCTGCGAGAACGGTAGCACGCAATTGGGCAAGAGACACAGATGCAGAGGTGATGGTTTTGGTGACGGGCAGTCTCCACCTGGTTGGTGGTGCTCTTGAGGTCCTGGAGTCCGGGAAGACGAATTGA
- a CDS encoding DNA mismatch repair protein msh6, whose product MVRGVEGNEMSTPRPSQKKQQPSGSQSAKNQKSILGFFQKKSTNSPSPAPSQPTPAKQTPTPTLSKKSFSRPPPSLTPVPSSDALELSSPTRQDEEDTPVATGRSKENEVAGVALSSPSRKGRKAVNYAESDEDEDDVLGPIANNSRARATKRQRVSVDDDSDDEFGLDAATQQAMIEDDVDDFIAPDDSEEELVSKKRKRPMSSKPSTKATPASSPPQVKIYKEKEGEDEDDIAMTGTSTAQQWVYDPDNPMQPKPRTATQDTKKRPKLKERPSASEPEKRYPWLANMQDADRNPSDHPDYDPRTLYIPPNAWNLFSPFEKQYWEIKCKFWDSIVFFKKGKFYELYEKDASVGHQLFDLKLTDRVNMRMVGVPEASLDMWASQFVAKGYKVARVDQMESALAKEMRERGGDKKSAPKKADKVIRRELASVLTSGTLVDTGMLQNEMSTYCMAVKEIDRDGLPAFGVAFVDTATAQFQLCEFTDDVDMTKFETLIAQMRPGELLIEKSCISAKALRILKNNTPPTTLWNSLKPTKEFWPADITIREIEVNKYFESPTEDNIEAWPPVLREAREQDLVMSSFGALLQYLRTLKIERDLITLGNFQWYDPIRKATSLVLDGQSLINLEIFANNFDGSAEGTLFAMLNRCITPFGKRLLRQWVCHPLADATKINARLDAVDALNADSTIIDNFSSSLSKLPDLERLISRVHAGRCKAQDFLKVLEGFEQIEYTISLLKQFGDGQGVIGQLITSMPNLAGALEHWKTAFDRDLAKSEGTLVPAPGVEEDYDESQKIIDECLADLETLLKKVRKDLGNSSICYRDNGKEIYQLEVPKKTKVPKTWDQMSATAKVTRYYSPELRKLVRALQEATETHSQITKEVATRFCAKFDEDYAIWLAAVKIIAQLDCLISLAKASASLGEPNCRPVFTDDKRSVVEFEELRHPCMLNTVEDFIPNDIRLGGDSPNISLLTGANAAGKSTILRMTCIAVILAQVGCYLPCTSATLTPVDRIMSRLGANDNIFAAQSTFFVELSETQKILSEATPRSLVILDELGRGTSSYDGVAVAQAVLHDISTRVGCVGFFATHYRSLAKEFETHPEVINKRMRIHVDGDSKSITFLYKLEEGVAEGSFGMHCAAMCGIPSKVIENAEKAAREWEHTSRLGERMEVKKEEGGVYVPLGVQSDVAWALREGLEGVGDRTLDVLLEAIAAL is encoded by the exons ATGGTCCGTGGAGTCGAGGGAAACGAGATGTCTACACCTCGCCCTTCCCAGAAAAAGCAGCAACCGTCGGGCTCCCAATCGGCGAAGAATCAAAAGTCCATCCTCGGCTTCTTCCAAAAGAAGTCGACCAACTCGCCCAGTCCCGCGCCGTCTCAACCCACGCCAGCGAAGCagacacccacacccacgtTGTCGAAAAAATCGTTTTCGAGACCACCTCCTTCGCTCACACCAGTCCCCAGCAGCGATGCACTTGAGCTCTCAAGTCCGACACGGCAGGACGAGGAAGACACTCCAGTAGCAACAGGAAGGAGCAAAGAGAACG AGGTTGCAGGTGTTGCCCTCAGTAGTCCCTCGCGCAAG GGTAGAAAAGCAGTCAATTATGCCGAGTCTGATGAGGACGAGGATGACGTGCTTGGACCGATTGCGAACAACTCGAGAGCAAGGGCTACAAAGCGGCAGAGGGTGAGCGTTGATGATGACTCGGACGATGAATTTGGCCTAGATGCTGCAACGCAGCAGGCCATGATTGAAGATG ATGTTGATGACTTTATTGCACCGGACGACTCCGAGGAGGAGTTGGTCTCCAAGAAGCGTAAGCGACCGATGTCCTCCAAGCCTAGCACCAAAGCCACACCTGCGTCTTCTCCGCCACAAGTCAAAATTTATaaggaaaaagaaggagaggacgaggacgataTTGCCATGACTGGCACCTCAACGGCGCAGCAGTGGGTTTACGATCCCGACAACCCTATGCAACCAAAGCCTCGCACAGCAACCCAAGACACGAAGAAGAGGCCTAAGTTGAAGGAGCGACCGTCTGCCTCCGAGCCAGAGAAGCGATACCCGTGGTTAGCAAACATGCAGGATGCTGACCGAAACCCGTCGGACCATCCTGATTACGACCCACGCACGTTGTACATCCCACCTAATGCTTGGAACCTGTTCTCACCATTTGAGAAGCAATACTGGGAGATCAAGTGCAAATTTTGGGACTCGATCGTGTTCTTCAAGAAGGGCAAGTTCTACGAGCTTTACGAAAAGGACGCTTCTGTCGGCCATCAGCTCTTTGATCTCAAGCTGACCGATAGGGTCAACATGAGGATGGTTGGTGTACCGGAAGCATCGCTGGACATGTGGGCCAGTCAGTTCGTGGCGAAAGGCTACAAAGTCGCTCGTGTAGACCAGATGGAGTCAGCTCTGGCCAAAGAGATGCGTGAGCGCGGCGGCGACAAGAAGAGTGCCCCTAAGAAAGCAGACAAAGTCATCCGTCGCGAGCTGGCTTCTGTCCTCACATCTGGTACGCTCGTGGATACTGGCATGCTTCAAAACGAAATGTCGACGTATTGCATGGCCGTGAAGGAGATAGATCGCGATGGTCTTCCTGCATTTGGAGTTGCGTTTGTCGATACCGCAACGGCTCAGTTCCAATTGTGCGAGTTCACTGACGATGTCGACATGACCAAGTTCGAGACGCTCATCGCCCAGATGCGGCCTGGTGAACTCCTCATCGAGAAGTCTTGCATTTCTGCGAAAGCCTTACGAATCCTCAAGAACAACACCCCGCCAACGACTCTTTGGAACTCCTTGAAGCCTACAAAGGAGTTTTGGCCTGCCGACATCACGATCCGTGAAATCGAAGTCAACAAGTATTTCGAATCACCCACAGAAGACAACATTGAAGCCTGGCCGCCAGTACTCCGCGAAGCACGAGAGCAAGATCTAGTGATGTCGTCTTTCGGTGCCCTTCTACAGTATTTGCGTACTTTGAAGATCGAACGCGATCTCATTACATTGGGCAATTTCCAATGGTACGATCCTATCCGGAAAGCCACAAGTTTAGTGCTCGACGGCCAGAGCTTGATCAACCTGGAGATATTTGCTAACAACTTCGACGGTTCGGCCGAGGGCACATTGTTTGCTATGCTGAACCGATGTATTACTCCTTTTGGCAAACGACTGCTGAGGCAATGGGTTTGCCATCCTCTCGCTGACGCAACGAAGATCAATGCTCGTCTCGATGCAGTTGATGCTCTCAATGCCGACTCGACCATTATAGACAATTTCAGTTCTTCGCTTAGCAAGCTGCCTGACCTGGAGCGCCTGATCTCGCGTGTCCATGCCGGTCGCTGCAAGGCCCAAGATTTCCTCAAAGTTCTTGAGGGCTTTGAGCAGATCGAATACACCATCAGCCTGCTCAAGCAATTCGGTGATGGGCAAGGTGTCATTGGACAGCTGATCACGTCGATGCCTAACCTCGCAGGCGCACTGGAACATTGGAAGACTGCCTTCGACCGCGACCTTGCTAAGTCAGAGGGTACTCTTGTCCCGGCTCCTGGAGTGGAGGAAGACTACGATGAGAGCCAGAAGATCATCGACGAATGCCTTGCCGACCTCGAAACATTACTGAAGAAAGTTCGCAAAGATCTTGGCAACAGCTCCATCTGCTACCGCGACAATGGCAAGGAGATCTATCAACTCGAAGTACCAAAAAAGACCAAGGTTCCTAAAACTTGGGATCAAATGTCAGCAACTGCGAAGGTCACGAGATACTACTCGCCAGAGCTTCGGAAGCTTGTTCGGGCCCTACAGGAGGCTACAGAAACGCACAGTCAGATTACCAAGGAGGTCGCTACCCGCTTCTGTGCGAAGTTCGATGAGGACTATGCGATCTGGCTTGCAGCTGTCAAGATCATAGCGCAGCTTGACTGCCTGATcagtctagctaaagcatCCGCCTCCCTCGGTGAGCCCAATTGTCGACCAGTCTTCACAGACGACAAGCGCTCGGTTGTGGAATTTGAGGAGCTCCGTCACCCATGCATGCTCAACACTGTTGAAGACTTCATCCCTAATGACATCAGATTGGGCGGAGACTCGCCGAACATCAGTTTACTGACAGGTGCAAACGCGGCAGGTAAATCGACCATTTTGAGAATGACATGCATTGCGGTCATTCTTGCTCAGGTCGGGTGCTACTTACCTTGCACTTCTGCGACGCTCACACCTGTGGATCGCATCATGTCGCGTCTCGGAGCCAACGACAACATCTTTGCGGCTCAGTCCACGTTCTTCGTCGAGCTCTCTGAAACACAAAAGATTCTCTCCGAAGCAACTCCACGCTCTCTTGTCATTCTCGACGAGCTCGGTCGTGGTACATCTTCTTACGATGGTGTAGCAGTCGCGCAAGCTGTTCTTCATGACATTAGCACACGTGTTGGCTGTGTCGGCTTCTTCGCTACGCATTACCGCTCTCTGGCCAAGGAATTTGAAACGCACCCCGAAGTCATCAACAAGCGCATGCGCATCCACGTAGATGGCGACTCGAAGTCAATCACCTTCCTGTACAAGCTGGAAGAGGGCGTTGCTGAAGGCAGCTTCGGTATGCATTGTGCAGCCATGTGCGGCATTCCGAGCAAGGTCATCGAGAACGCCGAGAAAGCTGCGCGTGAATGGGAACACACTTCCAGACTCGGTGAGCGTATGGAAGTCAAAAAAGAGGAGGGCGGCGTGTACGTACCTCTAGGCGTGCAAAGCGATGTGGCATGGGCGCTGCGTGAGGGCCTCGAGGGTGTTGGTGACCGCACTCTCGACGTGCTGCTCGAGGCCATTGCTGCCTTGTAG
- a CDS encoding Peptidylprolyl isomerase: MKLATILALATAAFAGETINNEHLKTEVVTEQSCKRPTVAGDKIHVHYRGTLASDGSEFDASYNRGQPLSFKVGSGQVIKGWDQGLLDMCPGEKRKLTIQPEWAYGSRGAGPIPANSVLIFETELVSIDGVSKDEL, from the exons ATGAAGCTCGCAACTATCCTCGCCCTGGCTACGGCTGCTTTCGCTGGAGAAACCATCAACAACGAG CACCTCAAGACCGAGGTTGTGACTGAACAGTCATGCAAGCGCCCTACCGTTGCCGGCGACAAGATCCACGTCCACT ACCGTGGCACTCTTGCCTCTGACGGCTCCGAGTTCGACGCCTCGTACAACCGCGGGCAGCCGCTCAGCTTCAAGGTCGGCAGCGGCCAGGTGATCAAGGGCTGGGACCAGGGTCTACTCGACATGTGCCCGGGCGAGAAGAGGAAGTTGACGATTCAGCCTGAATGGGCATACGGAAGCAGGGGCGCCGGGCCAATTCCTGCGAACAGCGTACTCATCTTTGAGACAGAGCTGGTCAGCATCGATGGCGTGAGCAAGGATGAGTTGTAG